The Candidatus Dechloromonas phosphoritropha genome includes a region encoding these proteins:
- a CDS encoding L,D-transpeptidase family protein, with the protein MPCNSSPPASTTPSGCFGRSHLSAICLTIVLAMVGATPAGAANSLLWFSDGRPTPAAHKAVDLLASAATDGLDANDYGGELLRIAVENASSGAVPSNDGIIELDRALTDATRRYLADLHGGRVDPPQLEKNYSGVYGPGFDPDTLLISAIADNRLPEAARDAQPPLAQYHELREALARYRQLAGNAAWHKVLPAPNGGKLQPGQTYPGIQVLSQRLKALGDLPANGVPPARYEGRLVDGVKSFQERHGLTPDGVVGKGTLEQLNITPAARVRQIELALERLRWTRLPQAGRAIIVNVPEFRLRAYEISNGNFEMKVAMNVIVGNASKTRTPIFAAEMQYIEFSPYWNIPPSIAKGETLPKLRRDPSYFDQQGLEFVTRDGQAVGNFSEVNLDAVQRGEMRIRQKPGAKNALGDIKFVFPNSDNIYLHHTPTPQLFKRDRRDFSHGCIRVEEPVALAKFVLADEPEWTEERIVQAMTRGRSATQRLREPFPVVIAYTTAVVMDGRIHFFPDIYGQDKILDEALRQRSQSRSASNQIAIGAKLNR; encoded by the coding sequence ATGCCCTGTAATTCGTCACCGCCAGCCTCGACGACCCCCTCCGGATGTTTCGGCAGGTCGCATCTCTCGGCAATCTGCCTGACCATTGTCCTGGCAATGGTCGGCGCCACGCCTGCTGGCGCAGCCAATTCGCTGCTCTGGTTCAGCGACGGACGGCCGACCCCCGCCGCGCACAAGGCCGTCGACCTTCTCGCCAGCGCCGCCACGGATGGCCTGGATGCGAACGACTACGGTGGCGAGCTCCTGCGAATTGCCGTCGAAAATGCATCCAGCGGCGCCGTTCCCTCGAACGACGGAATCATTGAACTCGATCGGGCGCTGACTGACGCAACGCGGCGCTATCTCGCCGATCTTCACGGAGGTCGCGTCGACCCGCCACAACTCGAGAAAAACTACAGCGGTGTATACGGGCCGGGATTCGATCCCGATACCCTGCTGATTTCGGCAATTGCCGACAACCGTCTGCCGGAAGCGGCGCGCGATGCGCAACCCCCGCTCGCTCAATATCATGAACTCAGGGAGGCACTTGCCCGCTACCGCCAGTTGGCAGGCAACGCGGCCTGGCACAAGGTATTGCCGGCGCCGAACGGCGGCAAACTCCAGCCGGGGCAGACCTATCCCGGCATCCAGGTCCTGAGCCAGCGGCTGAAGGCACTCGGCGACCTGCCGGCCAATGGCGTGCCGCCGGCACGGTACGAGGGCAGGCTGGTTGATGGGGTCAAGTCGTTTCAGGAGCGCCACGGGCTGACGCCGGATGGCGTTGTCGGCAAGGGAACCCTGGAGCAACTCAATATAACGCCCGCAGCCCGGGTCCGGCAGATCGAACTGGCGCTCGAGCGACTGCGCTGGACACGTCTGCCCCAGGCCGGACGCGCCATCATAGTCAATGTCCCGGAATTCAGGCTGCGCGCCTACGAGATCAGCAACGGCAATTTCGAGATGAAGGTGGCGATGAACGTCATCGTCGGCAATGCCAGCAAGACCCGCACGCCGATCTTCGCGGCCGAAATGCAGTACATCGAATTCAGTCCCTACTGGAACATACCACCGTCGATCGCCAAGGGTGAAACCCTGCCCAAGCTGCGTCGCGACCCGTCCTATTTCGATCAGCAGGGCCTCGAATTCGTCACTCGCGACGGCCAGGCCGTCGGCAACTTCTCCGAGGTAAATCTCGACGCCGTCCAGCGCGGCGAAATGCGTATCCGCCAGAAACCGGGGGCCAAAAATGCGCTGGGCGACATCAAGTTCGTCTTTCCCAACAGCGACAACATCTACCTCCATCACACGCCGACCCCGCAACTCTTCAAGCGCGACCGCCGCGACTTCAGCCACGGCTGCATCCGCGTCGAGGAGCCGGTGGCGCTGGCGAAATTCGTCCTTGCCGACGAGCCGGAATGGACCGAGGAGCGCATCGTTCAGGCAATGACCAGGGGCAGGTCGGCGACACAGCGCCTGCGGGAACCTTTCCCGGTGGTCATTGCCTACACCACCGCCGTCGTCATGGACGGGAGGATTCATTTCTTCCCCGACATCTACGGTCAGGACAAGATCCTGGACGAAGCCCTGCGCCAGAGATCCCAATCTCGAAGCGCTTCCAATCAGATTGCAATTGGCGCAAAATTAAATCGTTAG
- the yidC gene encoding membrane protein insertase YidC: MDTRRLILVLIFTFSSFMLWESWQKFNQPKPPSSVSAGAPAGNAVPQPSSALQAVAAAPVTGQQPADIAAGDTFMIQTDLVKATISMVGGDIVELDLLKYKTQDGKDMTLALFDTKHQYMMQSGLIGEGMPTHRTTFRRIEGPVKLAEGADELKVRLEGTAANGAHIAKILTFKRGSYLIDVAWEITNVGDKPLVTHAYYQLQRDDIAPEGESKMVSTFTGPAVYTDGDKYQKVKFDDIAGGKAKFAKTADNGWLAMVQHYFVSAFVPKDKTQREYYMRKADEQNIYQAGVIVPVAEIAPGAKGETSISLYAGPQEQAALKQVAPGLDLVVDYGWLTVVAAPIFWALQAIHGIVGNWGWAIVVLTIIIKAIFFPLSAASYKSMAKMRVLTPRLVQLKERYADDKQRLNQEMMKMYQTEKVNPLGGCLPIVVQIPVFIALYWVLLGAVEMRGAPWILWIHDLAAPDPFYILPVIMMVSMFIQTKLNPTPPDPIQAKMMMMMPLIFGFMFFWFPAGLVLYWVVNNVLSIAQQWQITRMIEGGRKAANDAKA; this comes from the coding sequence ATGGACACTCGTCGCCTGATTCTGGTTCTGATCTTCACTTTCTCCAGCTTCATGCTCTGGGAAAGCTGGCAGAAATTCAACCAACCCAAGCCTCCGTCCAGTGTTTCCGCTGGCGCGCCAGCGGGAAATGCCGTGCCGCAGCCCTCCTCGGCGTTACAGGCGGTTGCTGCCGCGCCTGTCACCGGGCAACAGCCGGCTGACATTGCCGCCGGCGATACTTTCATGATTCAGACCGATCTGGTGAAAGCCACGATTTCCATGGTCGGTGGCGATATCGTCGAACTTGATCTGCTGAAGTACAAAACACAGGATGGCAAGGACATGACCCTTGCGCTGTTTGATACCAAGCACCAGTACATGATGCAGAGCGGGTTGATCGGTGAAGGGATGCCGACACACCGCACGACCTTCCGGCGTATCGAGGGTCCGGTAAAACTGGCTGAAGGTGCCGATGAACTGAAGGTCCGGCTTGAGGGAACGGCAGCGAACGGTGCTCATATCGCCAAGATATTGACCTTCAAGCGCGGCTCCTACTTGATCGATGTAGCGTGGGAAATTACCAATGTCGGCGACAAGCCCTTGGTCACGCATGCCTACTATCAGTTACAGCGGGACGACATTGCGCCGGAAGGCGAGAGCAAAATGGTGTCCACCTTTACCGGACCGGCCGTTTATACCGACGGCGACAAGTACCAGAAGGTCAAATTCGACGATATTGCGGGCGGCAAGGCCAAGTTCGCCAAGACGGCGGACAATGGCTGGCTGGCCATGGTCCAGCACTATTTTGTATCCGCCTTTGTACCTAAGGACAAGACCCAACGCGAGTACTACATGCGCAAGGCCGATGAGCAGAACATCTATCAGGCCGGGGTCATCGTGCCAGTTGCGGAAATCGCGCCGGGCGCCAAGGGTGAAACCTCAATCAGCCTCTATGCCGGGCCGCAGGAGCAAGCCGCATTGAAACAGGTCGCGCCGGGGCTCGATCTGGTGGTCGACTATGGATGGCTGACGGTTGTCGCTGCGCCGATATTCTGGGCGCTACAGGCCATTCATGGCATCGTCGGAAACTGGGGCTGGGCGATCGTGGTACTGACCATCATCATCAAGGCCATTTTCTTCCCGTTGTCCGCTGCGTCGTACAAGTCGATGGCCAAGATGCGGGTGCTGACGCCGCGCCTTGTGCAGTTGAAGGAGCGTTACGCCGACGACAAGCAGCGCCTGAACCAAGAAATGATGAAGATGTACCAGACCGAGAAGGTCAATCCGCTGGGTGGCTGCCTGCCGATCGTCGTCCAAATTCCGGTTTTCATCGCGCTCTACTGGGTGCTGCTCGGCGCCGTCGAAATGCGCGGTGCGCCTTGGATCCTGTGGATCCATGATCTGGCTGCCCCTGATCCTTTCTACATCCTGCCGGTCATAATGATGGTTTCGATGTTCATTCAGACCAAGCTGAATCCGACACCGCCGGACCCAATCCAGGCCAAGATGATGATGATGATGCCGCTGATCTTTGGCTTCATGTTCTTCTGGTTCCCAGCCGGTCTGGTGCTCTATTGGGTAGTCAATAACGTGCTGTCCATAGCCCAGCAATGGCAGATCACGCGCATGATAGAGGGAGGTCGCAAGGCGGCCAATGACGCCAAGGCATAG
- the hypF gene encoding carbamoyltransferase HypF, with amino-acid sequence MAGRQIRVRGLVQGVGFRPYVWRLANELGLTGWVRNDGAGVTIAVDGQKVPEFMSRLPEEAPRLARIDHIEAIAAEVSGAEFAIIDSMAGDVSTAIGPDAAICLDCIAELCEPGNRRWRYAFTTCTHCGPRYTVSRRIPYDRAQTSLAVFPLCPACRAEYTAPADRRFHAETTCCPDCGPQLRLLESSGTPAPGDPIGETLRLLGTGKIVAIKGLGGFHLACDARNAAAVAELRQRKQREEKPFAVMGLNAASLARYAVIGAGELALLQSTAAPIVLCPKAGAELPGIAPGLAWLGVMLPATPLHLLLWHEVAGRPAGTDWPAATSDLLLVMTSANPHGEPLVIGNDEAQRRLAGIADAFLVHDREIVVRCDDSVLRAGPAFIRRARGHVPVPIPLADDGPTVLALGGYLKSTVCVLKGREAFLSQHIGGLDNAAAIGFLEETVAHLLAILDVRPDLIAHDLHPDFASTHLALRLAAERGIPTLAVAHHYAHVAAICAEHGVNEPVVGLAIDGVGLGPDGDLWGGELLRVDGARCDRLGHLRPLRLPGGDRAAREPWRMAVAALHGAGLDGRVPGWLKKHFLGRDAGPLLAMLAHDLRCPQTSSLGRWFDAAAGLLGLRAESRYEGQAAMELEGLAAAHGPESAPPGGYMIQDNELDFSPLLPILLECGDPGQGAALFHATVAAGLAEWAIIAPQGHILRGAVDREKGPKIAVGGGCAMNAVLMSALRRHLEAQGVTLLEARQAPPNDGGLALGQGWVARRMGEEIISP; translated from the coding sequence ATGGCTGGCCGGCAGATTCGCGTGCGCGGCCTCGTCCAGGGCGTCGGCTTTCGTCCTTATGTCTGGCGGCTGGCCAACGAACTCGGCCTCACCGGTTGGGTGAGAAACGACGGGGCCGGGGTGACGATTGCGGTCGACGGTCAAAAAGTGCCGGAATTCATGAGCCGCCTGCCTGAGGAGGCGCCACGCCTGGCGCGTATCGACCACATCGAAGCGATTGCTGCCGAGGTGTCCGGCGCGGAGTTTGCGATCATTGACAGCATGGCGGGTGACGTCTCGACTGCCATCGGTCCCGACGCGGCGATCTGTCTCGACTGCATCGCCGAACTCTGCGAACCCGGTAATCGTCGCTGGCGCTACGCCTTTACCACCTGCACGCACTGCGGACCGCGCTATACCGTGAGCCGGCGCATTCCCTACGACCGCGCTCAGACCAGCCTCGCCGTTTTTCCCCTCTGTCCCGCTTGCCGGGCGGAATACACGGCGCCAGCCGATCGCCGCTTCCACGCCGAAACGACTTGCTGCCCCGACTGCGGTCCACAACTTCGGCTGCTTGAGTCCAGCGGTACGCCAGCGCCCGGTGATCCGATCGGCGAAACGCTGCGCCTGCTGGGCACGGGCAAAATCGTCGCCATCAAGGGCCTGGGTGGCTTTCACCTCGCCTGTGATGCGCGCAATGCTGCCGCAGTCGCCGAGTTGCGCCAACGCAAGCAGCGCGAGGAAAAGCCCTTCGCCGTGATGGGGCTGAACGCCGCATCGCTTGCCAGGTACGCCGTGATTGGCGCGGGTGAACTGGCTTTGCTGCAGAGCACCGCCGCGCCCATCGTGCTCTGTCCCAAGGCCGGGGCCGAACTTCCCGGTATCGCGCCCGGTCTGGCCTGGCTCGGGGTCATGCTGCCGGCGACGCCGCTGCACCTGCTGCTCTGGCACGAGGTGGCCGGCCGTCCGGCGGGCACCGACTGGCCCGCCGCGACCAGCGATCTGCTGCTGGTCATGACCAGCGCCAATCCGCACGGCGAGCCACTGGTCATCGGCAACGACGAGGCGCAACGAAGACTGGCCGGTATCGCCGATGCCTTTCTGGTTCACGACCGGGAAATCGTCGTCCGCTGTGACGATTCCGTGCTGCGTGCCGGTCCCGCCTTCATTCGCCGTGCTCGCGGCCATGTGCCGGTGCCGATACCACTCGCCGACGACGGCCCGACCGTGCTGGCGCTGGGGGGCTACCTGAAAAGCACGGTTTGCGTGTTGAAGGGCCGCGAGGCTTTCCTCTCGCAGCACATCGGTGGTCTCGACAACGCGGCGGCCATCGGATTTCTCGAGGAAACCGTCGCCCATCTGCTGGCTATCCTCGATGTACGGCCCGACCTGATCGCGCATGATCTGCATCCGGATTTCGCGTCAACCCATCTGGCGCTGCGGCTGGCGGCCGAGCGCGGCATTCCCACACTGGCCGTGGCGCACCATTACGCACATGTTGCCGCGATCTGCGCCGAACATGGCGTCAACGAGCCTGTGGTCGGTCTGGCCATCGACGGTGTCGGCCTCGGGCCGGATGGCGACCTCTGGGGTGGCGAACTGTTGCGCGTCGACGGCGCCAGGTGCGACCGGCTCGGCCATCTGCGGCCACTCAGACTTCCCGGCGGCGATCGCGCTGCCCGCGAACCATGGCGCATGGCGGTAGCCGCCCTGCATGGCGCGGGGCTGGACGGGCGCGTCCCTGGCTGGTTGAAAAAGCATTTCCTCGGGCGCGATGCCGGCCCGCTGCTGGCCATGCTCGCTCATGATCTGCGTTGTCCTCAGACCTCCAGCCTCGGTCGCTGGTTCGACGCGGCCGCGGGCTTGCTCGGGCTGCGCGCCGAATCGCGGTACGAGGGACAGGCGGCGATGGAGTTGGAGGGACTGGCTGCCGCGCACGGTCCCGAATCTGCGCCGCCTGGCGGGTACATGATCCAGGATAACGAACTCGACTTTTCGCCCCTGTTGCCGATTCTGCTCGAGTGTGGCGACCCCGGCCAAGGCGCCGCGCTGTTCCACGCCACCGTCGCCGCCGGCCTCGCCGAGTGGGCGATTATCGCACCCCAGGGGCACATCCTGCGGGGCGCGGTCGACCGGGAAAAAGGGCCGAAAATCGCGGTCGGCGGTGGCTGCGCCATGAATGCGGTGCTGATGTCCGCCCTGCGCCGGCATCTGGAAGCGCAGGGCGTAACCTTGCTCGAA
- the hypA gene encoding hydrogenase maturation nickel metallochaperone HypA, with product MHEMSLAEGVLQLVEETAMRENAQRVKLVVLEIGRLSSVEPEALRFCFEAVVNGSIAHGAVLEIVDVPGAGWCMPCGKSVAMDEVFGACPRCGSYQLQPTGGTEMRVREIEIE from the coding sequence ATGCATGAAATGTCGCTCGCCGAGGGCGTGCTGCAACTGGTTGAGGAAACGGCGATGCGCGAAAACGCACAACGGGTTAAGCTGGTCGTTCTGGAAATCGGGCGACTTTCGTCAGTGGAGCCGGAGGCCCTGAGGTTCTGTTTCGAGGCCGTGGTTAATGGCAGTATCGCCCACGGGGCGGTGCTGGAGATCGTTGATGTGCCCGGTGCAGGATGGTGCATGCCTTGCGGCAAGTCGGTGGCCATGGACGAGGTTTTCGGTGCCTGTCCGAGGTGTGGCAGCTACCAGTTGCAGCCGACCGGGGGAACCGAAATGCGGGTCAGGGAAATCGAAATCGAGTAG
- a CDS encoding DUF882 domain-containing protein: protein MPNPQIHSRRLFLSHAARLAMVGVVLPLAKPALASLPNARSLEFDHTHTGERISVVFAVGNHYVPDGLTTLNRFLRDHYSGEIGQIDPHLFDLLYRTRQELDSDQPLQVISGYRCAATNSNLRNSRGGGVARNSLHMQGKAIDIRIPGIPLSSLRDAAMSQNGGGVGFYPRDKFVHVDTGKVRYW from the coding sequence ATGCCAAATCCGCAAATACACTCACGCCGCCTGTTTCTCAGTCATGCGGCCAGGCTGGCAATGGTGGGTGTTGTCCTGCCGCTCGCGAAACCCGCGCTTGCCTCGCTGCCCAATGCGCGTAGCCTGGAATTCGACCACACCCACACCGGCGAGCGGATTTCGGTCGTCTTCGCTGTCGGCAACCACTATGTTCCCGATGGACTGACCACGCTGAATCGTTTTCTGCGTGACCATTACTCCGGCGAAATCGGCCAGATCGACCCGCATCTGTTCGACCTGCTGTACAGGACACGCCAAGAACTCGATTCCGACCAGCCTTTACAAGTCATTTCGGGCTACCGCTGCGCTGCTACCAATTCGAACCTACGCAACTCGCGCGGCGGCGGTGTCGCCCGCAACAGCCTGCACATGCAGGGCAAGGCCATCGACATCCGCATTCCCGGCATCCCGCTTTCCAGCCTGCGTGACGCGGCCATGTCGCAGAACGGCGGCGGGGTCGGCTTCTATCCGCGCGACAAGTTCGTCCATGTCGACACCGGAAAGGTACGTTACTGGTAA
- the mnmE gene encoding tRNA uridine-5-carboxymethylaminomethyl(34) synthesis GTPase MnmE: MKSDTIAAIATASGRGGVGVIRISGSNLLPFAFALSGLKPQPRHATMADFLADDGSAIDSGLLLFFPDPRSFTGEDVLEAHGHGGPVVMQMLLSRCLDLGARLAEPGEFSRRAFLNGKLDLAQAEAVADLIDAATSSAARSAIRSLQGEFSKAVHGLTDELIDLRMLVEATLDFPEEDIDFLRKADAFGRLSRLQLKLAEVFDRAQQGKLLQSGLHVVLAGQPNVGKSSLLNCLAGDDLAIVTPVAGTTRDALRSTIQIEGIPLHIIDTAGLRETDDEVESIGIERSWREIERSDVVLLLVDACAGVTDTDREILGRLPGNLRRITVHNKIDLAGGTPERQTEGDAVAISLSAKVGTGIDLLRRELLAVAGWHQAEDVFIARARHLAALTEAQQHIVAARTFVEGRLPALELFAEELRLAQQALGEITGEFTADDLLGVIFSRFCIGK; the protein is encoded by the coding sequence GTGAAATCCGACACCATTGCCGCCATCGCCACGGCTTCAGGTCGTGGCGGCGTCGGCGTGATCCGCATCTCGGGCAGCAACTTGCTGCCCTTTGCATTTGCGCTGAGCGGGTTGAAGCCGCAGCCCCGCCATGCGACGATGGCGGACTTTCTGGCGGACGATGGCAGCGCGATCGACAGTGGTCTGTTGCTCTTCTTTCCCGATCCGCGCTCGTTTACCGGCGAGGACGTTCTCGAAGCCCACGGCCACGGTGGACCGGTGGTGATGCAGATGCTGCTTTCGCGTTGCCTTGACCTCGGCGCGCGTCTCGCCGAGCCTGGTGAGTTCAGTCGCCGCGCGTTCCTGAACGGTAAGCTCGATCTTGCCCAGGCCGAGGCGGTAGCCGACCTGATCGACGCGGCAACGTCGAGCGCCGCGCGTTCGGCGATCCGCTCGCTGCAGGGTGAGTTCTCGAAAGCCGTTCATGGCCTGACCGACGAATTGATCGACCTGCGCATGCTGGTTGAGGCGACTCTGGATTTTCCGGAGGAGGACATTGACTTTCTGAGGAAGGCCGACGCCTTCGGCCGGTTGTCGCGGCTGCAACTCAAGCTGGCAGAGGTTTTCGATAGGGCGCAGCAGGGCAAGCTGCTGCAAAGCGGACTGCATGTCGTGCTTGCTGGACAGCCGAATGTTGGCAAGTCCTCGCTGCTGAATTGTCTGGCAGGGGATGATCTTGCCATCGTGACGCCAGTTGCCGGGACCACACGCGACGCGTTGCGGTCGACCATCCAGATCGAGGGAATTCCGCTGCACATCATCGATACCGCGGGCCTGCGTGAGACCGACGACGAGGTCGAAAGTATCGGCATCGAGCGGAGCTGGCGGGAAATCGAGCGCTCGGACGTGGTACTGCTTCTAGTCGATGCTTGTGCCGGTGTCACCGATACCGACCGTGAAATTCTCGGCCGGCTGCCTGGAAACCTGCGGCGTATCACCGTTCATAACAAGATCGATCTTGCCGGCGGTACGCCGGAGCGCCAAACTGAAGGGGACGCGGTTGCGATCTCGCTCTCGGCCAAGGTCGGAACAGGCATCGACCTGTTGCGCCGCGAATTGCTCGCGGTCGCCGGCTGGCACCAGGCAGAGGATGTCTTCATCGCGCGCGCGCGCCACCTGGCGGCGTTGACCGAAGCTCAGCAGCACATTGTCGCAGCGCGTACGTTTGTCGAAGGTCGTTTGCCAGCACTCGAACTGTTTGCCGAAGAACTCAGGCTGGCGCAACAGGCGCTCGGCGAGATTACCGGCGAATTTACCGCCGACGATCTGCTCGGGGTAATCTTCAGCCGTTTCTGCATCGGAAAATAA
- the hypB gene encoding hydrogenase nickel incorporation protein HypB, with protein sequence MCTVCGCGAGETKVEGEAREDSHEHTHVHEDGTVHGHAHEHGLEHAHEHGEETLDVHSHTHRHADGSEHSHAHTHDGEHVHEHRHEPHHHEHGIAGDLDYGSGPARAHAPGLSQSRMVQIEQDILAKNNAYAAANRRWFDERGILALNLVSSPGSGKTALLVRTIELLNGKVAISVVEGDQQTSNDAERIRATGVAALQINTGKGCHLDGHMVGHALERLQPADESLFLIENVGNLVCPAAFDLGEQHKVAILSVTEGEDKPLKYPDMFRAANVMLLNKCDLLPYLDFDADLAEANARRVNPKLTIFRVSATSGDGLPAWVSWIEAELQAQRARRSETVDGLRRRVAELERQLATK encoded by the coding sequence ATGTGTACGGTTTGCGGTTGCGGAGCAGGTGAAACGAAGGTCGAGGGTGAAGCGCGCGAGGATTCGCATGAACACACCCATGTCCATGAGGACGGCACAGTGCATGGCCACGCGCATGAGCATGGTCTGGAGCACGCGCACGAGCACGGAGAGGAGACGCTCGATGTTCATTCGCACACCCATCGCCATGCCGATGGTAGCGAGCACAGCCATGCGCATACTCACGATGGCGAACACGTCCATGAGCACCGACACGAACCCCATCATCACGAACATGGCATCGCTGGTGATCTGGATTACGGCAGCGGCCCGGCCCGCGCCCATGCGCCGGGCCTGAGCCAGTCGCGCATGGTCCAGATCGAGCAGGACATTCTTGCCAAAAACAATGCCTATGCCGCGGCCAATCGCCGGTGGTTCGACGAACGGGGGATCCTGGCGCTGAATCTGGTGTCGAGTCCGGGCTCGGGGAAGACCGCGCTGCTGGTCAGGACCATCGAATTGTTGAACGGAAAAGTGGCGATCAGCGTCGTCGAGGGCGACCAGCAGACTTCCAACGATGCCGAGCGCATTCGCGCCACCGGCGTTGCCGCGCTGCAGATCAACACTGGCAAGGGCTGTCATCTGGACGGCCACATGGTCGGCCATGCGCTGGAGCGCCTGCAGCCAGCCGACGAATCGCTGTTCCTGATCGAGAATGTCGGCAATCTGGTTTGTCCGGCGGCCTTCGATCTCGGCGAGCAGCACAAGGTCGCCATCCTGTCGGTGACCGAAGGCGAGGACAAGCCGCTCAAGTATCCCGACATGTTCCGTGCCGCCAACGTCATGCTGCTCAACAAGTGCGACCTGCTGCCCTACCTCGATTTCGATGCCGATCTGGCGGAAGCTAACGCGCGCCGAGTCAATCCGAAGCTGACGATCTTCCGTGTCTCGGCGACCAGCGGCGATGGGCTTCCAGCCTGGGTGTCGTGGATCGAAGCCGAGCTGCAAGCCCAGCGCGCCAGGCGCTCGGAGACGGTCGACGGGCTGCGGCGCCGTGTCGCCGAACTGGAACGTCAGTTGGCCACGAAATAA
- the yidD gene encoding membrane protein insertion efficiency factor YidD — translation MKRLLMGFIRAYQYAVSPFLGRSCRYYPTCSEYAMEAVEKYGAIKGGWLGVKRIGRCHPWHPGGYDPVP, via the coding sequence ATGAAGCGTTTACTGATGGGTTTTATCCGTGCCTATCAGTACGCGGTAAGCCCTTTTCTGGGGCGAAGTTGCCGCTATTATCCGACGTGTTCGGAATATGCGATGGAAGCGGTGGAAAAGTACGGTGCCATCAAGGGTGGCTGGCTGGGCGTTAAGCGCATCGGCCGTTGTCACCCCTGGCATCCCGGCGGGTACGATCCGGTACCCTGA
- a CDS encoding DUF4337 domain-containing protein has product MSANAKKSSTYEMICGLTLAILAAVLAITDLGAGKYGDDEIIAHNQKANAFDWYQAKGIKQSLVEGQRDLLRILLESRVIPPGAEDKMGNLLSSLDAETGRYEKERKEILLGSKAVGQENWVLEEGGKLGQVKGAREWEAEARALGAAGDTFDIATFFLQICLVMGAVSLILKGERMRNSFYGLMVLLGAVGAVYSVMAFVQAGAFA; this is encoded by the coding sequence ATGAGCGCCAACGCCAAGAAGTCCAGCACATACGAGATGATCTGCGGCCTGACACTTGCGATTCTGGCTGCGGTGCTGGCGATCACCGATCTTGGGGCGGGCAAGTATGGCGATGACGAAATCATCGCCCACAATCAGAAAGCCAATGCCTTCGACTGGTATCAGGCGAAGGGCATCAAGCAGTCACTGGTCGAGGGACAGCGGGATCTCCTCCGGATACTGCTGGAGTCGCGCGTGATTCCGCCCGGAGCCGAGGACAAGATGGGCAACCTGCTGTCCAGTCTCGACGCCGAGACTGGCCGTTACGAGAAGGAGCGCAAGGAGATCCTGCTTGGCTCGAAAGCGGTCGGGCAGGAGAACTGGGTTCTTGAGGAAGGCGGCAAGCTGGGTCAGGTCAAGGGGGCCAGGGAATGGGAAGCGGAAGCGAGGGCTCTCGGTGCCGCAGGGGATACCTTCGACATCGCCACCTTCTTCCTGCAGATCTGCCTAGTGATGGGTGCCGTCAGCCTGATTCTCAAGGGTGAACGGATGCGCAACAGTTTCTACGGCCTGATGGTTCTGCTCGGCGCCGTGGGGGCGGTGTACAGCGTCATGGCCTTCGTTCAGGCAGGCGCATTCGCCTGA